In a single window of the uncultured Dysgonomonas sp. genome:
- the gyrA gene encoding DNA gyrase subunit A, with the protein MAETEDRIIKINIEDEMKSAYIDYSMSVIVSRALPDVRDGFKPVHRRILFGMSELGNASNKPHKKSARIVGEVLGKYHPHGDSSVYFAMVRMAQEWSMRYLLVDGQGNMGSVDGDMPAAMRYTEARLSRLAEEMLKDIDKETVDFQLNFDDTLKEPTVLPTRIPNLLINGASGIAVGMATNMAPHNMTEAINATIAYIENKDIDTAGLMQHIKAPDFPSGGFIYGYQGVIDAFETGRGRVIMRGRAEIEVEGNHDKIVITEIPYLVNKAELIKHIADLVGEKRLEGISNVNDESDRQGMRIVVDVKRDANANVVLNKLYKLTALQSSFSVNNIALVKGRPKTLNLKEMIGFFVEHRIDVVTRRTIYELRKAEERAHILEGLIIASDNIDEVIAIIRASKSPQEAIESLIERFNLSEIQARAIVEMRLRQLTGLEQDKLRNEYDEIQKLIAYLNEILVNEELRMKVITDELIEVRDKYGDARRTEIVYASEELNPEDFYSNDEMIITISHLGYIKRTPLSEFRAQNRGGVGAKGSETRDTDFIEHIYPASMHNYMLLFTQKGKCYWLRVFDIPEGTKNSKGRAIQNLLNIDSDDKVTAFVRVRGFSDTEFINSHYLIFCTKEGVIKKTSLEAYSRPRQNGVNAITIREEDRVIEVLMTDGESEILLANRNGRAIRFNEKDVRVMGRTATGVRGMRLDEDGQDEVIGMLAMSKEAQKNETIMVVSEQGYGKRTNLNEKDEEGNEILDENGEIVPVYRITSRGGKGVKTLNITEKTGKLVSINSVTDENDLMIINKSGITIRLKVSDIRTMGRATQGVRLINLGKRNDEIASICKVESESEPDDIEEVDILDNETDNTNNTEITEE; encoded by the coding sequence ATGGCAGAAACAGAGGACAGAATTATTAAGATTAACATCGAGGATGAGATGAAATCTGCCTACATTGACTATTCAATGTCGGTAATAGTATCGAGGGCATTACCTGATGTAAGAGACGGATTCAAGCCCGTTCACCGCCGTATCCTTTTTGGTATGAGCGAACTTGGTAACGCATCTAACAAACCACACAAAAAATCCGCCAGAATTGTCGGAGAAGTATTAGGTAAGTATCACCCGCACGGCGATTCATCAGTTTATTTTGCTATGGTGCGTATGGCTCAGGAATGGAGCATGCGTTACCTGCTGGTAGACGGACAAGGTAATATGGGTAGTGTCGATGGTGATATGCCTGCTGCCATGCGTTATACAGAAGCAAGACTTAGCCGTTTGGCCGAAGAAATGCTAAAAGATATAGATAAGGAAACTGTTGATTTTCAGTTAAACTTTGACGATACGCTGAAAGAACCGACCGTTCTTCCTACACGTATTCCGAATTTGCTTATCAATGGAGCATCTGGTATTGCCGTAGGTATGGCTACCAATATGGCTCCGCATAATATGACCGAAGCTATCAACGCCACCATCGCATATATAGAAAATAAGGACATTGATACCGCAGGATTGATGCAACACATTAAAGCCCCTGATTTTCCATCCGGAGGCTTTATCTATGGATATCAGGGTGTTATAGATGCTTTTGAGACAGGCCGTGGACGCGTTATCATGCGTGGCCGTGCCGAAATAGAAGTGGAAGGTAACCATGACAAAATTGTGATTACTGAAATTCCATACCTTGTAAACAAAGCCGAGTTAATCAAGCATATAGCAGATTTAGTCGGTGAGAAACGTCTTGAAGGTATCAGCAATGTCAATGACGAGTCGGACCGTCAGGGAATGCGTATAGTAGTAGATGTAAAACGCGATGCAAATGCGAATGTAGTCCTCAATAAACTATATAAACTGACCGCATTACAATCTTCATTCAGTGTAAATAATATCGCCTTGGTAAAAGGTCGTCCTAAAACGCTGAATTTGAAAGAAATGATAGGGTTCTTCGTTGAACACAGAATTGATGTGGTAACCCGCAGGACTATTTATGAACTGCGCAAAGCCGAAGAACGCGCTCATATATTAGAAGGATTGATTATAGCTTCAGATAATATCGATGAAGTCATAGCCATCATCAGAGCTTCAAAGTCGCCTCAAGAGGCCATAGAAAGCTTGATAGAGCGATTTAATCTATCTGAAATACAAGCCCGTGCTATCGTTGAAATGCGTCTGCGCCAGTTGACAGGACTGGAACAGGACAAGCTTCGCAACGAATATGATGAAATACAGAAGTTAATAGCCTATCTGAATGAGATTCTGGTTAATGAAGAACTTCGTATGAAAGTTATTACGGATGAATTGATCGAAGTAAGGGATAAATATGGTGATGCACGCCGCACAGAAATTGTATATGCATCAGAAGAACTGAATCCAGAAGATTTTTATTCCAATGATGAAATGATCATTACCATTTCTCACCTTGGCTATATCAAACGTACTCCTCTTTCCGAGTTCAGAGCTCAAAACAGAGGTGGAGTAGGAGCAAAAGGCTCGGAAACCCGTGATACTGACTTTATTGAGCACATTTATCCTGCATCTATGCACAATTATATGTTGTTGTTTACACAGAAAGGGAAATGTTACTGGTTGCGTGTATTCGATATACCTGAAGGAACAAAGAATTCGAAAGGACGTGCTATTCAGAATCTGCTGAACATTGATTCAGATGACAAAGTAACAGCATTTGTTCGTGTAAGAGGTTTCAGCGATACCGAATTTATAAACAGTCATTACCTGATTTTCTGTACAAAAGAAGGTGTAATAAAGAAAACAAGTCTTGAGGCCTATTCCCGTCCACGTCAGAATGGTGTGAATGCAATTACTATCCGCGAAGAAGATAGAGTAATTGAAGTACTGATGACTGACGGCGAAAGTGAAATCTTACTTGCTAATCGTAATGGACGCGCCATACGCTTCAATGAAAAAGATGTACGTGTAATGGGTCGTACAGCAACCGGAGTACGCGGTATGCGTTTGGACGAAGACGGACAGGATGAAGTTATCGGTATGTTGGCTATGTCGAAAGAAGCCCAGAAAAACGAAACGATCATGGTGGTTTCGGAACAAGGCTATGGTAAACGTACAAATCTGAATGAAAAAGACGAAGAAGGAAACGAAATACTCGATGAAAACGGCGAAATTGTACCGGTTTACCGTATCACCAGTCGTGGAGGCAAAGGGGTTAAAACTCTTAATATTACAGAGAAAACTGGTAAACTTGTATCTATAAATAGTGTTACCGACGAAAACGATTTAATGATTATTAACAAGTCTGGTATCACTATTCGTCTAAAAGTTTCAGATATTCGCACTATGGGACGTGCTACTCAGGGAGTAAGGCTCATAAATCTGGGAAAAAGAAATGATGAAATCGCATCAATCTGTAAAGTAGAATCTGAATCAGAACCAGATGATATAGAAGAAGTTGACATTCTGGATAATGAAACAGACAATACAAACAATACGGAAATAACTGAGGAATAA
- a CDS encoding tetratricopeptide repeat protein, translating to MKRILLVTSLCLLASFSFAQKKAVKDAKSAMKNNVPEARELIKPALTDPETASDPETWKIAGDIEYKAFDDERTLEMQKEITGKGGNEEAMYVGLYNMYDPYIKADELGQIPNEKGQVKNKFRKDIVKNMRDGHRFYINGGVFYNDKKDFKKAADFFERYWELPTLAMFEDTQADFNLQDTTYQTIKYYAVISSIQSQDHPRSIKLLRKLIAEPYIQNSTYKESDVYELLTSEYQQTGDSVAYVSALLEGAQKFPKNKYFTPNLINEYIRGGKTTEAIAYLDQAIVNDPTNTCDLMSVKASLYSEQKDYAQAEPAYQTALNADANCERALEGLGVLYVLQAQDMKEKAGQSTNRKEQADMDKQTTELYSKALPYLEKYREILKSKNADSLDLRPALMKLQNVYYNLSLLNVDKSKELDAIDKELSALN from the coding sequence ATGAAACGTATATTATTAGTAACATCATTATGCTTACTTGCCAGCTTTTCGTTCGCTCAGAAGAAAGCTGTAAAAGATGCTAAATCAGCGATGAAAAACAATGTTCCGGAGGCAAGAGAACTGATTAAACCTGCTCTGACAGATCCGGAAACAGCAAGTGATCCTGAAACATGGAAAATAGCGGGAGACATTGAATACAAAGCTTTCGACGATGAGCGTACATTGGAGATGCAAAAAGAAATAACAGGGAAAGGTGGAAACGAAGAAGCTATGTATGTTGGGCTATACAATATGTATGACCCATATATCAAAGCAGACGAACTGGGCCAGATACCTAATGAAAAAGGACAGGTAAAAAATAAATTCAGAAAAGATATCGTTAAGAATATGAGAGATGGCCACAGATTCTACATCAATGGTGGTGTTTTCTATAACGATAAAAAAGATTTCAAAAAAGCAGCAGACTTCTTTGAAAGATACTGGGAACTACCAACACTTGCAATGTTTGAAGATACTCAAGCAGACTTCAACCTGCAAGATACTACATATCAGACAATTAAATATTATGCAGTAATCAGTTCAATCCAGTCTCAAGACCATCCACGTTCAATAAAACTGTTGAGAAAGCTAATAGCAGAACCATACATTCAAAACAGTACATACAAAGAAAGTGATGTATATGAATTGCTTACAAGTGAGTATCAACAAACAGGTGATAGTGTGGCTTATGTAAGTGCTTTATTGGAAGGTGCTCAGAAATTCCCTAAAAATAAATATTTCACTCCAAATCTGATTAATGAATATATCAGAGGAGGTAAGACTACAGAAGCTATCGCATACCTTGATCAGGCAATCGTGAATGACCCTACAAATACATGCGACCTAATGAGCGTGAAGGCATCTTTATATTCAGAACAAAAAGATTATGCTCAGGCAGAACCTGCATATCAGACTGCCCTGAATGCTGATGCTAACTGCGAAAGAGCATTAGAAGGATTAGGTGTATTATATGTATTACAGGCACAGGATATGAAGGAAAAAGCCGGACAATCTACTAACAGGAAAGAACAGGCTGATATGGACAAACAAACTACAGAATTGTACTCAAAAGCACTGCCATATCTGGAAAAATATCGTGAAATTCTGAAGAGTAAAAATGCTGACAGTTTAGATTTAAGACCAGCATTAATGAAATTACAGAATGTTTATTATAACCTAAGCCTTTTGAATGTAGATAAATCGAAAGAATTAGATGCAATAGATAAAGAACTTAGCGCATTGAACTAA
- the meaB gene encoding methylmalonyl Co-A mutase-associated GTPase MeaB produces the protein MEHFENDEQFQGLRVNKGTGEQPTVNPYLDSFKKFKRKTYTVSEYVEGILKGNISILGQAVTLIESAKTEHQSIAQEVIEKCLPYTGNSVRVGITGVPGAGKSTSIDAFGMHILKENEASKVAVLAIDPSSELTKGSILGDKTRMERLSIEKRAFIRPSPSAGSLGGVARKTRETIILCEAAGFDRIIVETVGVGQSETAVHSMVDFFLLIQLAGTGDELQGIKRGIMEMADGIVINKADGNNIEKARLAQSHFQNALHLFPLPDSGWQPKVLTYSGYYEIGIDEVWNMIDEYIDFVKKSGYFEHRRNSQSRFWMYETINERLKSNFYNDPEVQKELILCENQVLNSHMSSFVAANKVLDIYLKRS, from the coding sequence ATGGAACATTTCGAAAATGACGAACAATTTCAGGGATTGCGCGTAAATAAAGGTACAGGAGAACAGCCCACAGTTAATCCCTACTTAGATAGCTTCAAAAAATTCAAACGTAAAACATATACCGTATCCGAATATGTTGAAGGTATACTCAAGGGAAACATAAGCATTCTGGGACAAGCTGTTACACTTATAGAAAGTGCAAAGACAGAGCATCAGTCTATAGCACAGGAAGTTATAGAAAAATGTCTACCATATACAGGTAACTCTGTACGTGTGGGGATTACAGGTGTTCCAGGTGCAGGAAAAAGTACCTCTATAGACGCTTTTGGGATGCATATCCTAAAAGAAAATGAAGCCTCCAAAGTGGCAGTATTGGCTATAGACCCATCCAGCGAACTTACTAAAGGAAGTATTTTGGGGGATAAAACCCGCATGGAACGATTATCTATAGAAAAGAGAGCCTTCATCCGCCCCTCCCCTTCTGCTGGCTCACTTGGCGGTGTTGCACGCAAAACGCGGGAAACAATAATTCTTTGCGAAGCTGCCGGATTTGATCGTATTATAGTTGAGACTGTTGGGGTTGGACAATCTGAAACGGCTGTACATTCAATGGTCGACTTCTTCCTATTAATCCAATTAGCCGGAACCGGAGACGAATTACAAGGGATCAAACGCGGAATAATGGAAATGGCAGATGGAATTGTTATTAATAAAGCGGATGGTAATAATATCGAAAAGGCCCGTTTAGCCCAATCTCATTTTCAGAATGCACTACATCTGTTTCCCCTACCCGATTCCGGTTGGCAACCTAAAGTGTTGACATATTCCGGTTATTATGAAATAGGAATCGATGAAGTGTGGAATATGATAGATGAATATATCGATTTTGTTAAAAAGAGTGGTTATTTTGAACATAGACGCAATTCACAGTCCAGATTCTGGATGTATGAAACTATTAACGAACGACTGAAAAGTAATTTTTACAACGATCCGGAGGTACAGAAAGAGTTGATTTTATGTGAAAACCAAGTGTTAAATTCACATATGAGTTCATTTGTTGCAGCTAATAAAGTGTTGGATATATACTTAAAACGCTCATAA
- a CDS encoding ROK family protein translates to MEKPYAIGIDIGGTNSVFGIVDKRGHIINQGSIKTGAYKEINEYVDHLSAGVQEIIDQVGGSGNIKGIGVGAPNGNFFTGCIEFAPNLPWKGVIPLAQMLTDKLNIPVALTNDANAAAIGEMTYGAARGMKDFIVITLGTGVGSGIVVNGQLVYGHDGFAGELGHTTAIREGRMCGCGKKGCLETYSSATGVARTAREYLQTRKDPSVLRELAIDEITSKDVYDAAVKGDKLAKEIFEYTGQVLGESFADFVAFSSPEAIILFGGLIKAGKLIFDPVRKHMEENLLPIYRNKIKLLMSELKESDAAVLGASALGWEVKDY, encoded by the coding sequence ATGGAAAAACCATATGCTATTGGAATCGATATCGGTGGAACTAACTCTGTTTTCGGTATAGTCGACAAGCGCGGCCATATCATAAATCAGGGCTCTATAAAAACAGGTGCTTACAAAGAAATAAACGAATATGTAGACCATTTATCTGCTGGCGTTCAGGAGATAATAGACCAGGTCGGAGGTTCGGGAAATATCAAAGGTATTGGAGTTGGAGCACCGAATGGTAATTTTTTCACCGGTTGTATCGAATTTGCACCAAACCTCCCTTGGAAAGGTGTAATTCCATTGGCTCAAATGCTTACTGACAAATTAAATATACCTGTAGCTCTTACGAATGACGCAAATGCTGCTGCAATTGGGGAAATGACCTATGGTGCAGCACGCGGAATGAAAGATTTCATTGTTATTACACTGGGAACCGGTGTAGGTAGCGGTATCGTGGTAAATGGACAGTTAGTATATGGACATGATGGATTTGCCGGGGAATTAGGTCATACAACAGCTATTCGTGAAGGCCGTATGTGTGGTTGCGGAAAAAAAGGATGTCTCGAAACCTATAGTTCAGCAACTGGTGTTGCCCGTACAGCTAGAGAATACCTGCAAACAAGAAAGGATCCAAGCGTATTGCGTGAATTAGCCATTGATGAAATTACATCAAAAGATGTATACGACGCGGCAGTAAAAGGAGATAAACTGGCTAAAGAAATATTCGAATATACAGGTCAGGTTTTAGGTGAATCATTTGCCGATTTTGTAGCATTCTCCAGTCCTGAAGCAATCATCTTATTTGGAGGCTTAATAAAGGCAGGTAAGCTAATCTTTGATCCTGTGCGTAAGCATATGGAAGAGAATTTGCTCCCTATTTACCGTAATAAAATTAAGTTATTAATGTCGGAACTTAAAGAAAGCGATGCAGCCGTACTAGGAGCCAGTGCATTAGGCTGGGAAGTAAAAGACTATTAA
- a CDS encoding AIR synthase related protein: MSDQRYNQRGVSASKEDVHNAIKNIDKGIFPKAFCKIIPDILGGDPEYCNIMHADGAGTKSSLAYIYWKETGDISIWKGIAQDALIMNIDDLLCVGATDNILLSSTIGRNKMLIPGEVISAIINGTNDLCEELSNLGVNIYPTGGETADVGDLVRTIIVDSTVTCRMKRSDVISNDKIQGGDVIVGLSSYGRATYEKEYNGGMGSNGLTSARHDVFAKYLAAKYPESYDSSIPLDLVYSGNMKLTDNIEGLDIDAGRLVLSPTRTYAPVIKQILEKLRPHIHGMVHCSGGAQTKVLHFVDNVKITKNNLFPVPPLFKLIQKQSGTDWKEMYKVFNMGHRMEIYLSPEYAQEVIEISKSYGIAAQIVGFVEKSDKTELVIESEFGRFIY, translated from the coding sequence ATGAGCGATCAACGATATAATCAGCGAGGAGTTTCCGCATCGAAAGAAGATGTACACAATGCTATAAAGAACATTGATAAAGGAATATTTCCAAAAGCATTTTGCAAAATAATTCCTGATATACTGGGCGGAGATCCCGAATACTGCAATATAATGCATGCCGATGGGGCTGGTACAAAATCATCCCTTGCATATATCTACTGGAAAGAGACCGGAGATATATCTATATGGAAAGGTATTGCTCAAGATGCATTGATAATGAATATCGATGACCTGCTATGTGTTGGCGCAACCGATAATATACTGCTATCATCTACCATTGGCAGAAACAAAATGCTGATTCCCGGTGAAGTTATATCAGCCATTATAAACGGGACAAACGACTTATGTGAAGAATTATCAAACCTCGGTGTCAATATATATCCTACAGGTGGTGAAACAGCCGATGTAGGCGATTTGGTACGCACGATTATTGTGGACAGTACTGTTACCTGTCGCATGAAACGGTCTGATGTAATCTCTAATGACAAAATACAGGGAGGAGATGTTATCGTTGGGCTTTCATCATACGGCCGGGCTACATATGAGAAAGAATATAATGGCGGAATGGGTAGCAATGGTCTTACATCAGCACGCCACGATGTATTCGCCAAATATCTTGCAGCCAAGTATCCTGAAAGTTATGACTCTTCTATCCCTCTGGATTTGGTATATTCCGGAAATATGAAGTTAACCGATAATATAGAGGGTTTAGATATAGATGCGGGAAGACTGGTGCTCTCCCCTACCCGCACCTATGCACCTGTCATCAAACAGATACTGGAAAAATTAAGACCTCATATCCATGGCATGGTACATTGCTCTGGTGGTGCGCAAACTAAAGTTTTACATTTCGTTGATAATGTAAAAATCACAAAGAATAATCTATTTCCTGTGCCTCCATTATTCAAGCTTATCCAGAAGCAATCCGGTACAGACTGGAAAGAAATGTATAAGGTATTTAATATGGGACACCGCATGGAGATATACTTATCACCGGAATATGCCCAGGAAGTAATTGAAATCTCCAAATCATACGGAATCGCAGCACAAATAGTCGGTTTTGTTGAAAAATCAGATAAAACAGAACTGGTGATAGAAAGTGAATTTGGTCGTTTTATTTATTGA
- the gcvT gene encoding glycine cleavage system aminomethyltransferase GcvT: MKKTPFTDIHIALGAKMHEFAGYNMPIEYSGIIDEHMTVCTGVGVFDVSHMGEIWVKGPRAEAFLRRMMSNDVASLEIGKAQYSAIINDQGGIVDDIIVYHYEPEKYMLVVNASNIEKDWKWLTEHNDEFADLENASDKIAQLAIQGPKALVTLQKLTKIDLTKIPYYSFAIGNLTGSALDNVIISNTGYTGAGGFEIYFYPQYGVDIWNALFEAGEEFGIKPIGLGARDTLRLEMGFCLYGNDLDDTTTSIEAGLGWITKFTEGRNFTARPILERQKADGVSRKLCGFHMLEKGIPRHGYDIVNDKNEKIGIVTSGTMSPTAKVGVGLGYINPEYAALGTPIFIKVREKNLKAEVVKPPFRKL, from the coding sequence ATGAAGAAAACACCTTTTACGGATATCCACATTGCACTCGGGGCAAAAATGCATGAATTTGCGGGTTATAATATGCCTATTGAATATTCCGGTATAATAGATGAGCATATGACTGTATGCACAGGAGTAGGAGTATTTGATGTTTCGCATATGGGCGAAATTTGGGTTAAAGGTCCACGAGCCGAAGCTTTCCTGCGACGGATGATGAGTAATGATGTGGCTTCCCTCGAAATAGGTAAAGCGCAGTATTCTGCCATAATAAATGATCAGGGAGGGATTGTAGATGATATTATCGTGTACCATTACGAACCCGAAAAGTATATGCTTGTTGTGAATGCATCCAATATAGAGAAAGACTGGAAATGGTTGACAGAGCATAATGACGAATTTGCAGATTTAGAAAATGCTTCGGATAAGATCGCTCAATTGGCAATACAAGGGCCTAAAGCTCTGGTTACACTACAGAAATTGACTAAAATAGATTTGACCAAAATTCCTTATTACTCATTTGCTATAGGTAATTTGACCGGTTCCGCACTTGATAATGTGATCATATCCAACACTGGATACACAGGTGCAGGTGGTTTCGAGATTTATTTTTATCCACAATATGGTGTAGATATATGGAATGCTTTGTTCGAGGCTGGAGAAGAATTCGGAATTAAACCGATCGGACTTGGCGCTCGTGACACATTACGTCTCGAAATGGGATTTTGCCTCTATGGTAACGATTTAGATGATACAACTACTTCTATCGAAGCCGGACTGGGTTGGATTACTAAATTTACCGAAGGTCGTAACTTTACGGCACGTCCCATATTAGAAAGGCAAAAAGCAGATGGTGTAAGCCGTAAGTTATGCGGATTTCATATGTTAGAAAAGGGGATACCGCGACATGGCTACGATATTGTAAATGATAAGAATGAAAAAATCGGGATAGTAACATCCGGAACAATGTCTCCTACAGCAAAAGTAGGTGTGGGACTTGGGTATATTAATCCTGAATATGCGGCATTAGGTACACCGATTTTCATTAAAGTACGAGAGAAGAATCTAAAAGCAGAAGTGGTGAAACCGCCTTTCAGAAAGCTATAG
- the pepT gene encoding peptidase T: MTVTDRFIKYAKFDTESDTETGITPSTPGQMVLAREIEKELREIGLEDITLDDNAYLMATLPANTDKKVPTIGFIAHLDTSPDLSGKDVNPRIVKNYDGNDIVLNKDTNVVLSPADFPEMLDYKGQDLIVTDGNTLLGADDKAGIAEIITAIKYLQDHPEIKHGKIRIGFNPDEEIGLGAHKFDVEKFGCEWAYTMDGGPIGELEYENFNAAGVKINIQGRSVHPGYAKDKMTNALVVANKLISLLPASERPEHTTKYEGFFHLTNVSGTVDSATVGYIIRDHDRNLFEGRKRLMLETVDFINKLYPNSTTVEIKDQYYNMREKVEPVKHIVDMAFEAMEAVGVTPIVKPIRGGTDGAQLSFKGLPCPNIFAGGHNFHGRYEFVPVQSMEKAVEVIVKLAEIVASK; the protein is encoded by the coding sequence ATGACAGTAACAGATCGTTTCATCAAATATGCAAAATTTGATACAGAATCGGATACAGAAACAGGTATAACCCCAAGTACTCCGGGGCAAATGGTTTTGGCTCGCGAAATAGAAAAAGAACTTCGCGAAATAGGTTTGGAGGATATAACACTGGACGATAATGCCTATCTGATGGCTACTCTTCCTGCTAATACGGACAAGAAGGTTCCTACTATCGGTTTTATAGCCCATCTGGATACCAGCCCTGATTTGTCAGGTAAAGATGTGAATCCCCGTATTGTAAAAAACTATGATGGAAATGATATAGTACTGAATAAGGATACTAACGTGGTGCTTTCCCCTGCCGATTTTCCCGAGATGCTCGATTATAAAGGGCAGGATTTGATAGTAACAGATGGCAATACATTGCTTGGTGCAGATGATAAAGCGGGTATAGCTGAAATTATTACAGCAATCAAGTATCTTCAGGATCATCCTGAAATAAAGCATGGGAAAATCCGTATCGGATTCAATCCTGATGAAGAGATCGGACTGGGAGCACATAAGTTTGATGTGGAAAAATTCGGTTGTGAATGGGCATACACGATGGATGGCGGCCCAATTGGAGAACTGGAGTATGAAAACTTTAATGCTGCCGGTGTAAAGATTAATATACAGGGTAGAAGTGTACATCCCGGATATGCAAAAGATAAGATGACAAATGCACTTGTGGTTGCCAATAAACTAATATCCTTGCTTCCTGCCAGCGAAAGGCCGGAACATACGACCAAATATGAAGGCTTCTTCCACCTTACTAATGTGTCGGGGACAGTAGATTCGGCTACAGTAGGCTATATTATTCGCGACCATGACCGGAATCTGTTTGAAGGACGTAAGCGTTTGATGCTCGAAACTGTGGATTTCATCAATAAACTATATCCTAACAGTACTACAGTGGAGATAAAAGACCAGTATTATAATATGCGCGAAAAGGTAGAGCCTGTGAAACATATTGTGGATATGGCTTTTGAAGCTATGGAAGCAGTAGGGGTGACTCCTATTGTGAAACCTATACGTGGAGGTACAGACGGCGCACAATTATCATTTAAAGGATTACCTTGCCCGAATATTTTTGCCGGAGGGCATAATTTCCATGGGCGCTACGAATTTGTTCCTGTACAATCGATGGAAAAAGCTGTAGAGGTAATTGTAAAACTGGCAGAGATAGTTGCAAGTAAATAG
- a CDS encoding DUF5041 domain-containing protein — protein MKKVFLLIIVLFGLADVFSQDFEYKKDLRPQIKKEDPLNQYQTERISKTDLIHALELAGVSIHKFYLGQFDKQYTISLIQEEYKENKLVDSKVLFANTNAYYYIPDVAPAGDETLYMDYIDQLSFYSKNDGGKVSVTISSYNANFRSNLEQKIERKDQFYNWRGYSKTDWILNKQVPLLVYASSWYDEKYDFERFCGVVDLSYNEKDTQELLDSSTHYYVISYKVTE, from the coding sequence ATGAAAAAAGTATTTTTATTAATTATCGTTTTATTTGGACTAGCAGACGTTTTTTCTCAAGACTTCGAGTATAAGAAGGATTTACGTCCACAGATTAAAAAAGAAGATCCTTTGAATCAGTATCAGACGGAACGCATATCTAAAACTGATTTGATACATGCATTAGAATTGGCTGGTGTATCTATTCATAAATTTTATTTAGGGCAGTTCGACAAGCAATACACTATTTCGCTTATTCAGGAAGAATATAAAGAAAACAAGTTGGTTGATTCAAAGGTATTATTTGCTAATACCAATGCCTATTATTATATACCTGATGTAGCTCCTGCAGGGGATGAAACTCTTTATATGGACTATATAGATCAATTGAGTTTCTATTCTAAAAATGATGGTGGTAAAGTCTCAGTGACTATTTCTTCTTATAATGCAAATTTCAGAAGCAATTTAGAGCAAAAAATAGAACGGAAGGATCAGTTTTATAATTGGCGTGGTTACAGTAAAACCGATTGGATATTAAATAAGCAGGTACCATTATTGGTATATGCTTCTTCATGGTATGATGAAAAGTATGATTTTGAGCGGTTTTGCGGTGTTGTAGACTTATCATATAATGAGAAAGATACGCAGGAATTGCTTGATTCATCTACTCATTATTATGTGATAAGCTATAAGGTTACGGAATAA